From a single Cyprinus carpio isolate SPL01 chromosome A3, ASM1834038v1, whole genome shotgun sequence genomic region:
- the LOC109104194 gene encoding somatotropin-like: MARVLVLLSVVLVSLLVNQGRASDNQRLFNNAVIRVQHLHQLAAKMINDFEDSLLPEERRQLSKIFPLSFCNSDYIEAPAGKDETQKSSMLKLLRISFHLIESWEFPSQSLSGTVSNSLTVGNPNQLTEKLADLKMGISVLIQACLDGQPNMDDNDSLPLPFEDFYLTMGENNLRESFRLLACFKKDMHKVETYLRVANCRRSLDSNCTL, encoded by the exons ATGGCTAGAG TATTAGTGCTATTGTCGGTGGTGCTGGTTAGTTTGTTGGTAAACCAGGGGAGAGCATCAGACAACCAGCGGCTCTTCAATAATGCAGTCATTCGTGTACAACACCTGCACCAGCTGGCTGCAAAAATGATTAACGACTTT GAGGACAGCCTGTTGCCTGAGGAACGCAGACAGCTGAGTAAAATCTTCCCTCTGTCTTTCTGCAATTCTGACTACATTGAGGCGCCTGCTGGAAAAGATGAAACACAGAAGAGCTCT atgcTGAAGCTTCTTCGCATCTCTTTTCACCTCATTGAGTCCTGGGAGTTCCCAAGCCAGTCCCTGAGCGGAACCGTCTCAAACAGCCTGACCGTAGGGAACCCCAACCAGCTCACTGAGAAGCTGGCCGACTTGAAAATGGGCATCAGTGTGCTCATCCAG GCATGTCTCGATGGTCAACCAAACATGGATGATAACGACTCCTTGCCGCTGCCTTTTGAGGACTTCTACTTGACCATGGGGGAGAACAACCTCAGAGAGAGCTTTCGTCTGCTGGCTTGCTTCAAGAAGGACATGCACAAAGTCGAGACCTACTTGAGGGTTGCAAATTGCAGGAGATCCCTGGATTCCAACTGCACCCTGTAG